In Primulina eburnea isolate SZY01 chromosome 5, ASM2296580v1, whole genome shotgun sequence, a single window of DNA contains:
- the LOC140831410 gene encoding uncharacterized protein — protein MTCGVITDGPLKILKPNTAIAVIEGAPQMVEKRRNEWTGGEKKKENVDNVAKDILYKTLDKNIFSKIKMCPTAKEIWEKLIQICERNKQREENKLPVAIQKFENLKMKAGETLSEFDERFSSLVNELAAPGKEYGNREVALKLMKALPRE, from the coding sequence atgacatgtggtgtcatcacagatggtccattgaAAATTCTAAAGCCTAATACTGCTATTGCTGTTATTGAAGGCGCACCACAAATGGTTGAAAAGCGTAGAAATGAATGGACAGGCggagaaaaaaagaaagaaaatgtaGACAATGTTGCGAAGGATATTCTCTACAAAACACTTGATAAAAACAtattcagcaaaatcaagatgtgtccTACAGCCAAGGAGATCTGGGAGAAACTTATCCAGATTTGTGAAAGAAATAAACAGAGAGAAGAAAACAAGCTGCCTGTGGCAATAcaaaagtttgaaaatctgaagaTGAAAGCTGGAGAAACTCTGAGCGAGTTTGATGAACGTTTTAGTAGCTTAGTAAATGAGCTAGCAGCTCCGGGAAAGGAATATGGCAATAGAGAAGTAGCACTCAAACTGATGAAAGCTTTACCCAGGGAATGA